In Massilia violaceinigra, one DNA window encodes the following:
- the rapZ gene encoding RNase adapter RapZ — translation MRIVLITGISGSGKSVALNVLEDAGYYCVDNLPPALLPSLIDALIADGTACAAVAVDARSAQSLVELPTNIRLLKDQGHDIKVMFLTSNTHSLVARFSETRRSHPLSHQLRPDENPASRRTLIECILEERERLSAIEQLGHVIDTSDLSANKLRAWIKELVEIERAPLTLFFESFAFKLGVPLDADFVFDVRALPNPYYDLTLRPLTGMDAPVIAFLDAQPSAAELLEDIRAFVEKWLPSFKTDNRSYLTVALGCTGGQHRSVYMAERLAAYFSPTERVVLRHREQS, via the coding sequence ATGCGCATCGTACTCATCACAGGTATTTCCGGATCGGGCAAATCGGTCGCCCTCAACGTCCTTGAAGACGCAGGCTACTACTGCGTCGACAACCTTCCGCCAGCCTTGTTACCGAGCCTGATCGACGCGCTGATCGCGGACGGCACTGCCTGCGCCGCCGTCGCGGTCGATGCGCGCAGCGCCCAGTCGCTGGTCGAACTGCCCACCAACATCCGTTTGCTGAAAGACCAGGGCCACGATATCAAGGTCATGTTCCTGACCTCGAACACGCACTCGCTGGTGGCGCGCTTTTCCGAAACGCGGCGCAGCCATCCGCTGTCGCACCAGCTGCGCCCCGACGAAAATCCGGCCTCGCGCCGCACCCTGATCGAATGCATTCTCGAAGAGCGCGAGCGCCTGTCCGCCATCGAGCAGCTTGGCCACGTGATCGACACGTCCGACCTGTCGGCCAACAAGCTGCGCGCGTGGATCAAGGAACTGGTCGAGATCGAGCGCGCGCCGCTCACGCTTTTCTTTGAATCGTTTGCCTTCAAACTGGGCGTGCCGCTCGACGCCGATTTTGTGTTCGACGTGCGCGCCCTGCCCAATCCCTATTACGACCTGACCTTGCGACCCCTTACCGGCATGGACGCGCCGGTGATCGCTTTCCTCGACGCCCAGCCCAGCGCGGCCGAGCTGCTGGAAGATATCCGCGCCTTCGTCGAGAAGTGGCTGCCGTCGTTCAAGACCGACAACCGCAGCTACCTGACCGTGGCGCTGGGCTGCACGGGCGGGCAGCATCGCTCGGTGTACATGGCCGAGCGCCTCGCCGCTTACTTCAGCCCGACCGAACGGGTCGTGCTCAGGCACCGCGAACAGTCCTGA
- the hprK gene encoding HPr(Ser) kinase/phosphatase translates to MLQTPLTIQRLYDDNRESLQLGWFAGFPGGERLISGDVASAADQVGHLNLIHPGRIQVFGHQELTYYHRLKSGSRSHVIGELIAGGPPALIIAQGLDTPPDILAICDEQNIPLFSTPLPAAQVIDFLRVYLSKKLAQRIIMHGVFMDVLGVGVLITGDSGLGKSELGLELISRSHGLVADDAVEFSRIAPNMIEGRCPALLQNLLEVRGLGLLDIKAIFGETAVRRKMRLKLIVHLVRRSALEEEVERLPFLFPTEDVLGLPIRKVVIPVAAGRNIAVLLEAAVRNTILQLRGIDTLQEFMERQRLAMSSD, encoded by the coding sequence ATGCTGCAAACTCCGCTGACCATCCAACGGCTGTACGACGACAATCGCGAAAGTCTGCAGCTGGGCTGGTTCGCCGGCTTTCCCGGCGGCGAACGCCTCATTTCGGGCGACGTCGCCTCCGCCGCCGACCAGGTCGGCCACCTGAACCTGATCCACCCGGGCCGCATCCAGGTATTCGGGCATCAGGAACTGACGTATTACCACCGCCTTAAATCCGGCTCGCGCAGCCACGTCATCGGCGAGCTCATTGCCGGCGGGCCGCCGGCGCTGATCATCGCGCAGGGACTCGATACGCCGCCCGACATTCTGGCCATCTGCGACGAGCAGAACATCCCCTTGTTTTCCACGCCGCTGCCGGCCGCGCAGGTGATCGACTTCCTGCGCGTGTACCTGTCCAAGAAGCTCGCGCAGCGCATCATCATGCATGGCGTGTTCATGGACGTGCTGGGCGTGGGCGTGCTCATTACCGGCGACTCGGGCCTGGGCAAGAGCGAGCTGGGACTGGAGCTCATTTCGCGCAGCCACGGCCTGGTGGCCGACGATGCGGTGGAGTTTTCGCGCATCGCCCCGAACATGATCGAAGGACGCTGCCCGGCGCTGCTGCAAAATCTGCTGGAAGTGCGCGGCCTGGGACTGCTGGATATCAAGGCGATCTTTGGCGAGACGGCCGTGCGGCGCAAGATGCGCTTGAAGCTGATCGTCCATCTCGTGCGCCGCAGCGCGCTGGAAGAAGAAGTCGAGCGCCTGCCGTTTTTGTTTCCGACCGAGGATGTATTAGGACTGCCGATTCGCAAAGTGGTGATTCCCGTCGCCGCCGGCCGCAACATCGCGGTACTGCTTGAAGCGGCGGTGCGCAATACGATTCTTCAACTGCGCGGCATCGACACATTACAAGAATTCATGGAGCGCCAGCGCCTGGCGATGAGCAGCGATTAA
- a CDS encoding PTS sugar transporter subunit IIA, giving the protein MTNLSKILSLENVLLDLEVSSKKRAFEQAGLIFENNCGIARSTVSDNLFARERLGSTGLGHGVAVPHGRIKGSKSLKSPLAAFVRLLEPIPFESPDGQPVNLLFFLLIPDHVTQQHLEILSEIAEMFSDDGFRTALATDPDPKSVHSRIINWQPSLQALG; this is encoded by the coding sequence ATGACAAACCTTAGCAAAATTTTATCGCTCGAGAACGTGTTGCTCGATCTCGAAGTTTCCAGCAAGAAGCGCGCTTTCGAGCAAGCTGGGCTGATCTTCGAGAACAACTGCGGAATTGCCCGCTCGACCGTTTCGGACAACCTGTTTGCGCGCGAGCGCCTCGGCTCGACCGGGCTCGGCCATGGAGTGGCGGTGCCGCACGGCCGCATCAAGGGCAGCAAGAGCCTCAAGAGCCCGCTGGCCGCTTTCGTGCGCCTGCTCGAACCGATTCCGTTCGAGTCGCCTGACGGCCAGCCGGTCAACCTGCTGTTCTTCCTGCTCATTCCCGACCACGTGACCCAGCAGCACCTTGAGATTTTGTCCGAGATCGCCGAGATGTTTTCCGACGACGGTTTCCGCACAGCGCTGGCGACCGATCCGGACCCGAAATCGGTTCACTCGCGCATCATCAATTGGCAACCAAGCCTGCAAGCACTGGGTTAA
- the queF gene encoding NADPH-dependent 7-cyano-7-deazaguanine reductase QueF (Catalyzes the NADPH-dependent reduction of 7-cyano-7-deazaguanine (preQ0) to 7-aminomethyl-7-deazaguanine (preQ1) in queuosine biosynthesis) translates to MTNTADLSPLGKTSAYQTQYAPDLLFPIPRQGKRDELQLTGTLPFFGVDIWNAYEISWLNMRGKPQVAIATITVPADSPNIVESKSFKLYLNSFNQTRLSNSDALLALLREDLAGGFGAPVHITLIEPHAFDTVKMGELDGMLLDRLDVEIDNYSPSPALLTAAADGAPVEEKLVSHLLKSNCLVTGQPDWASVQIHYVGPQIEQGGLLKYLIGFREHNEFHEQCVERIFTDILRQCAPQKLAVYARYTRRGGLDINPWRSNFSSGRPPNLRTARQ, encoded by the coding sequence ATGACCAACACCGCCGATCTATCTCCCCTGGGCAAAACCTCCGCCTACCAAACCCAATACGCGCCGGACCTGCTGTTTCCGATCCCGCGCCAGGGCAAGCGCGATGAACTCCAGCTCACCGGCACCCTGCCTTTCTTCGGCGTCGATATCTGGAACGCCTACGAAATCTCGTGGCTGAACATGCGCGGCAAACCCCAGGTGGCGATCGCCACGATCACGGTGCCGGCCGATTCGCCCAACATCGTCGAATCGAAATCGTTCAAGCTGTATTTAAATTCCTTCAACCAGACGCGCCTGTCCAACAGCGACGCCTTGCTGGCCCTGCTGCGCGAAGACCTGGCCGGCGGCTTCGGCGCGCCGGTCCACATCACCCTGATCGAGCCGCACGCCTTCGACACCGTCAAAATGGGCGAACTCGATGGCATGCTGCTGGACCGCCTGGACGTCGAGATCGACAACTACTCGCCCTCGCCCGCCCTGCTCACGGCCGCGGCGGACGGCGCGCCGGTCGAGGAAAAGCTCGTCTCGCACCTGCTCAAATCGAACTGCCTGGTCACCGGCCAGCCGGACTGGGCCAGCGTACAGATTCATTACGTGGGCCCGCAGATCGAACAGGGAGGCTTGCTGAAATACCTGATCGGATTTCGTGAGCACAATGAATTTCACGAACAATGTGTGGAACGCATTTTTACCGACATCCTGCGCCAGTGCGCGCCGCAAAAGCTGGCGGTGTACGCCCGCTATACCCGCCGCGGCGGGCTCGATATCAACCCATGGCGCAGCAACTTCAGCTCGGGCCGTCCGCCCAATCTGCGCACGGCACGCCAATGA
- the ilvA gene encoding threonine ammonia-lyase, biosynthetic produces MTIDYLKKILTARVYDVATETPLEFAPILSQRMENRIYFKREDMQSVFSFKLRGAYNKMANLAPAQLKRGVICASAGNHAQGVALSAAKTGCRAVIVMPTTTPSVKVDAVKAFGGTNVEVILHGDSYTDAYNFALTLEKEQKLAFVHPFDDPDVIAGQGTVGMEILRQHSGPIHAIFVAIGGGGLIGGVAAYVKQIRPDIKIIGVQSTDSDAMARSLKAGERVTLPDVGLFADGTAVRLVGEETFRLAQQYVDEIILVDTDAICAAIKDVFQDTRSILEPSGALAVAGAKAYIERSAMSKNPVRGETLVAIACGANMNFDRLRFVAERAELGEAREAVFAVTIPEQRGSFKRFCALIGPRNVTEFNYRVSDAAQAHVFVGVQIASRGESGVLARTFEQSDFKTLDLTHDELAKLHIRHLVGGKSALAHDELLYRFEFPERPGALMRFLDSMAPNWNISLFHYRNQGGDVGRILVGLQVPVEEMEEFRLFLTTLGYRHWDESANPVYKMFLG; encoded by the coding sequence ATGACTATCGACTACCTCAAGAAAATCCTGACCGCCCGCGTCTATGACGTCGCCACCGAAACGCCGCTCGAATTCGCGCCGATCCTGTCGCAGCGCATGGAGAACCGCATTTACTTCAAGCGTGAAGACATGCAGAGCGTGTTCAGTTTCAAGCTGCGGGGCGCGTACAACAAGATGGCCAACCTGGCCCCGGCGCAGCTCAAGCGCGGCGTGATCTGCGCGTCGGCCGGCAATCACGCGCAGGGCGTGGCGCTGTCGGCGGCCAAAACGGGCTGCCGCGCGGTGATCGTCATGCCGACCACCACGCCGAGCGTGAAGGTCGACGCGGTCAAGGCCTTCGGCGGAACCAATGTGGAAGTGATTTTGCATGGCGACTCGTACACCGACGCCTATAACTTCGCGCTCACGCTCGAAAAAGAGCAGAAGCTCGCCTTTGTGCACCCGTTCGACGATCCGGACGTCATTGCCGGCCAGGGCACGGTGGGCATGGAGATTTTGCGCCAGCATTCGGGCCCGATCCATGCGATCTTCGTGGCCATTGGCGGCGGGGGCCTGATCGGCGGGGTGGCGGCGTACGTGAAGCAGATCCGCCCGGACATCAAGATCATCGGCGTGCAGTCGACCGATTCGGACGCGATGGCGCGCAGCCTGAAAGCCGGCGAGCGCGTGACCCTGCCCGATGTGGGCCTGTTCGCCGACGGCACCGCGGTGCGCCTGGTGGGCGAAGAGACCTTCCGCCTGGCGCAGCAGTACGTGGACGAGATCATTTTGGTCGATACCGATGCGATCTGCGCCGCGATCAAGGACGTGTTCCAGGATACGCGCTCGATCCTGGAGCCATCCGGCGCGCTGGCGGTGGCCGGCGCCAAGGCCTACATCGAGCGTTCGGCGATGAGCAAGAACCCGGTGCGCGGCGAGACGCTGGTGGCGATTGCCTGCGGCGCGAACATGAACTTCGACCGCCTGCGTTTCGTGGCCGAACGCGCGGAGCTGGGCGAAGCGCGCGAAGCGGTGTTCGCGGTGACCATTCCCGAGCAGCGCGGCAGCTTCAAGCGCTTTTGCGCGCTGATCGGGCCGCGCAATGTGACCGAATTTAACTACCGCGTCAGCGATGCGGCCCAGGCACACGTGTTCGTGGGCGTGCAGATCGCCAGCCGCGGCGAGTCCGGCGTGCTGGCGCGGACCTTCGAGCAGAGCGACTTCAAGACGCTCGATCTGACGCACGATGAGCTGGCCAAGCTGCACATCCGCCATTTGGTCGGCGGCAAGAGTGCGTTGGCCCATGACGAACTGCTGTATCGTTTCGAATTCCCCGAGCGGCCGGGCGCGCTGATGCGCTTCCTCGACAGCATGGCGCCGAACTGGAATATCTCGCTGTTCCATTACCGCAATCAAGGCGGCGATGTGGGACGCATTCTGGTGGGACTGCAAGTGCCGGTCGAGGAAATGGAGGAGTTCCGCCTGTTCCTCACCACGCTCGGATACCGTCATTGGGATGAGAGTGCCAATCCGGTGTATAAGATGTTTTTGGGGTGA
- a CDS encoding YqaA family protein, with protein sequence MIESAVLWLLKLLAAPTVGLSSVFVIAFVSATLVPLGSEPAVFAVIKANPAMFWPAILVATLGNTLGGALDYFIGYRAKVAFAKERKSRWFAWLARYGAKTMLLSWVPGIGDPLCTLGGWLHLPFWPSLGYMAIGKFMRYLTMTTALLYVPDSFWKGLGATLSNFWHMFF encoded by the coding sequence ATGATCGAATCCGCTGTCCTCTGGCTGCTCAAATTGCTGGCCGCTCCCACGGTCGGGCTCAGCTCGGTCTTCGTGATAGCGTTCGTGTCGGCCACGCTGGTGCCGCTCGGGTCCGAGCCGGCCGTGTTCGCCGTCATCAAGGCCAATCCAGCCATGTTCTGGCCAGCCATCCTGGTGGCGACCCTGGGCAACACCCTGGGCGGGGCGCTCGACTACTTCATCGGCTACCGCGCCAAGGTCGCGTTTGCGAAAGAGCGCAAGTCGCGCTGGTTCGCCTGGCTGGCGCGCTACGGCGCCAAAACCATGCTGCTGTCGTGGGTGCCCGGGATTGGCGATCCGCTGTGCACGCTTGGCGGGTGGCTGCATTTGCCGTTCTGGCCGAGTCTCGGCTATATGGCGATCGGCAAATTCATGCGTTACCTGACCATGACCACCGCGCTGCTGTATGTGCCGGATAGCTTCTGGAAGGGGCTGGGCGCGACCTTGTCCAATTTCTGGCATATGTTTTTTTAG
- a CDS encoding IS3 family transposase (programmed frameshift), translating into MTKHTTAFKLKIAKQYVPGLMGYKEVGRVNNVSYGQVRRWVLFHRYHGKAGLEPRKSVQYSADEKLEVLRYMWANKLSYVETAARFNIRAQGYVGVWERDFRDGGIVPLIRKPRGRPKRMADLPKQVAPASVHSDATRSREELLVELNQLRMEVAVLKKRRALAQAAEQAAAMQKAHIVHELRLQFPIAQLLALTGLKRSTFYYQKKVAQDGDKHAHLKQGIETTYQAHKGRMGYRRIADVLRKAGHRACANTVQRCMQAMKLTSLVRIKKYKSYKGEVGKTAPNILLRDFNAEGVNQKWATDVTEMKVAGQKVYLSPVMDLFNGEIVAYEMDTRPVLGLVTGMLKKAFRKLRADDKPIVHSDQGWQYRMPAYQHMLAQKGIVQSMSRKGNCLDNAAMESFFAVLKTEYYHLNKFSSVDELKKGLAEYIDYYNHCRIKMKLNGLSPVQYRTQHSL; encoded by the exons ATGACGAAGCATACGACGGCATTCAAGCTAAAAATCGCTAAGCAATATGTACCTGGCTTGATGGGCTATAAGGAAGTGGGCCGCGTCAACAACGTTAGCTACGGCCAAGTACGCCGTTGGGTACTGTTCCACCGCTATCACGGCAAAGCTGGCCTTGAACCGAGGAAGTCTGTTCAGTACAGCGCCGATGAGAAGCTTGAGGTCTTGCGGTACATGTGGGCGAACAAATTATCGTATGTGGAAACGGCGGCCAGGTTCAATATTCGCGCGCAGGGCTACGTCGGGGTTTGGGAGCGCGATTTTCGTGATGGCGGTATAGTGCCACTGATCCGCAAACCCAGAGGAAGACCCAAGCGCATGGCCGATTTACCCAAGCAAGTTGCACCTGCCAGCGTGCATAGTGATGCCACACGTAGCCGTGAAGAGTTGCTGGTGGAGCTGAACCAGTTACGGATGGAGGTCGCCGTTCTAAAAAAGCGGAGAGCCTTAGCTCAAGCGGCCGAACAGGCTGCGGCAATG CAAAAAGCGCACATAGTCCACGAGTTAAGGCTGCAATTTCCCATTGCGCAGTTGCTTGCGCTTACCGGTCTGAAACGTAGTACGTTTTACTATCAAAAGAAGGTTGCGCAAGACGGCGACAAGCATGCGCACTTGAAGCAGGGTATCGAGACGACCTATCAGGCACACAAGGGGCGTATGGGCTATCGGCGTATCGCTGACGTGCTGCGCAAGGCAGGCCATCGCGCATGCGCCAATACCGTCCAGCGCTGCATGCAGGCAATGAAGCTGACATCGCTGGTACGCATCAAGAAATACAAGTCGTACAAGGGGGAAGTGGGCAAGACTGCGCCGAACATCTTGCTGCGCGATTTCAACGCAGAGGGGGTGAATCAGAAGTGGGCAACCGACGTCACCGAGATGAAAGTCGCTGGTCAGAAAGTGTATCTATCACCCGTGATGGACCTGTTCAACGGGGAAATTGTAGCGTATGAAATGGACACGCGTCCGGTACTCGGACTGGTGACAGGCATGCTCAAAAAAGCCTTCCGGAAGTTGCGTGCCGACGATAAACCGATCGTCCATTCAGATCAGGGATGGCAGTATCGCATGCCGGCCTACCAGCACATGCTGGCGCAGAAAGGCATCGTGCAGAGCATGTCTCGCAAAGGCAACTGCCTCGACAACGCAGCCATGGAGAGCTTCTTCGCAGTGCTGAAGACGGAGTATTACCACCTGAACAAATTTAGTAGCGTCGACGAGTTGAAAAAAGGTCTGGCCGAGTACATTGACTACTATAATCACTGCCGTATCAAGATGAAGCTGAACGGACTGAGCCCGGTGCAATACCGAACCCAGCATTCGCTTTGA
- a CDS encoding TonB-dependent receptor plug domain-containing protein: MKSSLVFSAQALALLSSFSHAAHAQDATGTIQRVEVSGAAGANVRRDDTAARIVVGRDEIIQYGDTSLSAVLKRQSGVSLAGGEIRMRGLGAGYTQLLVNGDPVAAGFSIDSIAPAMIERIDILRTATAELGSQAIAGTINVILKKGNARNQRDVKLGAGLLAGRGDPSASLQWGERAGDLAYSLAAEMTRTTTDNRYMTLETVDDADVDDAPLARRELREWASFRNTRLNLTPRVNWTLPDGGSLVWQTFIDVARNANNGNAVETTVSGASTEYPINDYRTRSDTVSARSDISLARQIGADGKLTVKAGLNHNKRETDYLFRGAGSTGTLARKVLSDAVDNSAVLSGKYLAPLIPGHSMGIGWEGGRTQRTESRRQNDSTTAGRFLSQLDEDYRAVVGRLAVFAQDEWTVSPRLQAYLGLRWEGLHTSTEGRALKEVSSKSSVLSPITQLLWKLEGKDQLRFSLSRTYKAPAVRNLVPRRYTVNNANGPTNPDVRGNPALKPELAWGVDTAYESYFGKNGVVSVSAYARRIDAVTVQTLYQEDGAWISTPFDNGKAKVAGLEFDARFPLRSVLPSAPDMDLRANAARNWSRLDAVPGPDNRLGDQARVTANFGVDARIGAQYTLGMNLNLQYGGATQMSRYLRSDTGPVRVLDVVGVWKAGAHTQLRLSVANALHRDRRSGSAYADADGSNARAGRASTAAVVRVVLETSL, encoded by the coding sequence ATGAAATCCTCTCTCGTCTTTTCCGCGCAGGCGCTCGCCCTGCTGTCTTCCTTTAGCCATGCCGCCCACGCGCAGGACGCCACCGGCACGATCCAGCGGGTCGAGGTGAGCGGCGCCGCCGGCGCCAATGTGCGGCGCGACGACACCGCCGCCCGCATCGTGGTCGGACGCGACGAGATTATTCAATACGGCGACACGTCCCTCTCGGCGGTGCTCAAGCGCCAGAGCGGCGTGTCGCTGGCCGGCGGCGAAATTCGCATGCGCGGGCTGGGCGCGGGGTACACCCAGCTGCTGGTTAACGGCGATCCGGTGGCGGCCGGCTTTTCGATCGACAGCATCGCCCCGGCCATGATCGAGCGGATCGACATTTTGCGCACCGCAACGGCGGAACTGGGTTCGCAGGCCATCGCCGGGACCATCAATGTGATACTCAAGAAGGGCAACGCACGCAATCAGCGCGACGTCAAGCTCGGTGCGGGCCTGCTGGCGGGGCGCGGCGACCCGTCGGCGTCGCTGCAATGGGGCGAGCGCGCCGGCGACCTGGCCTATTCGCTGGCGGCCGAAATGACGCGCACAACCACCGACAACCGCTACATGACGCTTGAAACGGTCGATGACGCCGACGTTGACGATGCGCCGCTGGCGCGGCGCGAACTGCGCGAGTGGGCATCGTTTCGCAACACGCGGCTGAACCTGACGCCGCGCGTGAACTGGACCCTGCCCGACGGCGGCAGCCTGGTTTGGCAGACCTTCATCGACGTCGCGCGCAATGCCAACAACGGCAATGCGGTCGAAACCACCGTCTCGGGTGCGAGCACCGAGTATCCGATCAACGATTACCGCACCAGGTCCGATACGGTGTCAGCGCGCAGCGACATCAGCTTGGCGCGCCAGATCGGCGCCGATGGCAAGCTCACGGTCAAGGCCGGGCTCAATCACAACAAGCGCGAAACGGACTATCTGTTCAGGGGCGCTGGCAGTACCGGCACGCTGGCGCGCAAGGTGCTCTCGGACGCGGTCGACAACAGCGCCGTCTTGAGCGGCAAATACCTGGCGCCGCTCATACCCGGCCACAGCATGGGCATCGGCTGGGAAGGCGGGCGCACCCAGCGCACCGAATCGCGGCGCCAGAACGACAGCACCACCGCCGGCCGGTTCCTGTCGCAGCTCGACGAAGACTATCGCGCGGTGGTCGGCCGCCTGGCGGTGTTCGCGCAAGACGAGTGGACCGTGTCGCCACGCCTGCAGGCTTACCTCGGGCTGCGCTGGGAAGGGCTGCACACGTCGACAGAAGGGCGCGCACTGAAGGAAGTGAGCAGCAAGTCGTCGGTGCTCAGCCCCATCACGCAGTTGCTGTGGAAGCTGGAGGGCAAGGACCAGCTGCGCTTTTCGCTCTCGCGCACCTACAAGGCGCCGGCGGTGCGCAACCTGGTGCCGCGCCGGTACACGGTCAACAACGCCAACGGGCCGACCAATCCGGATGTGCGCGGCAACCCGGCGCTCAAGCCCGAACTGGCGTGGGGTGTCGACACGGCCTACGAGTCGTACTTCGGCAAGAACGGGGTCGTCAGCGTGTCGGCCTACGCGCGCCGGATCGACGCGGTGACGGTGCAAACCCTGTACCAGGAGGATGGCGCCTGGATATCGACGCCGTTCGACAACGGCAAGGCGAAGGTGGCAGGCCTTGAATTCGACGCCCGCTTCCCGCTGCGCAGCGTGCTGCCGTCGGCGCCGGACATGGACCTGCGCGCCAACGCCGCGCGCAACTGGTCGCGGCTGGACGCGGTGCCGGGGCCGGACAACCGGCTGGGCGACCAGGCGCGCGTCACAGCCAATTTCGGCGTCGATGCGCGCATCGGGGCGCAGTACACGCTGGGGATGAACCTGAATCTGCAATATGGCGGGGCGACGCAAATGAGCAGATACCTGCGCAGCGATACGGGGCCGGTGCGCGTGCTCGATGTGGTTGGGGTGTGGAAGGCGGGGGCACACACGCAGCTGCGTTTGTCGGTGGCGAACGCGCTGCACCGCGACCGCAGGAGCGGCAGCGCGTATGCCGATGCTGACGGCAGCAACGCGCGCGCGGGGCGCGCATCGACGGCGGCGGTGGTGCGGGTGGTGCTGGAAACAAGCCTCTAA
- a CDS encoding sensor histidine kinase yields the protein MTKAAARQKNGVAALVYFASMITAQNPPRPSSLPKALLTIVLIWTVLCAIGAVGNHSDELQRGGFSRSYAHMFWLWWREHLLLMAMSFGCYAFFTARPAALGSVPRILAAYLLVAAVFTPLDLLNAGMLKLYDEGTLSGLAPVVDAALARSRFWQFMALVWVTFTFVAVVAVCSWREGRRREQAWMRSQSDNLKLRLELEQQRLLALRGQLEPHFLFNALNAISALVRSDDKRVALDGINHLSALLRYALEASARDHVGVREECQFLDDYLALQRLRYGARLQVSVEGDSEAVLAGDMPPLLLQPLIENALRHDLDCHDRPSDIRVAFAATVDRLSIHVSNPAGEARSANPGLGLGLRHTRARLQLAYGDGAALQTGLKDGRFVVDIRMPLHAPDK from the coding sequence ATGACGAAGGCCGCAGCACGGCAGAAAAATGGCGTGGCCGCGCTGGTATACTTTGCGTCGATGATCACTGCACAAAATCCGCCCCGACCAAGCAGCCTGCCCAAGGCGCTCCTGACGATCGTATTGATCTGGACGGTGCTGTGCGCAATCGGCGCCGTTGGCAACCACAGCGACGAGCTGCAACGCGGTGGCTTCAGCCGCTCCTACGCGCATATGTTCTGGCTCTGGTGGCGCGAACACCTGCTGCTGATGGCAATGAGCTTTGGCTGCTACGCCTTTTTCACCGCCCGCCCGGCGGCGCTGGGCAGCGTGCCGCGCATCCTTGCCGCCTACCTGCTGGTCGCGGCCGTGTTCACGCCGCTCGACCTGCTCAATGCCGGCATGCTCAAACTGTATGACGAGGGAACGCTGTCCGGACTCGCGCCGGTTGTCGACGCCGCACTGGCGCGCTCGCGATTCTGGCAATTCATGGCGCTGGTGTGGGTGACGTTTACGTTCGTGGCCGTGGTGGCCGTGTGCAGCTGGCGCGAAGGCCGCCGGCGCGAACAGGCCTGGATGCGCTCTCAGAGCGACAATCTGAAACTGCGTCTGGAACTGGAGCAGCAACGCTTGCTGGCGCTGCGCGGCCAGCTGGAACCGCACTTCCTCTTCAACGCCCTGAACGCCATCAGCGCGCTGGTGCGCTCGGACGACAAGCGCGTGGCGCTGGACGGCATCAACCATCTGAGTGCCTTGCTGCGCTATGCGCTGGAAGCGAGCGCGCGAGATCACGTCGGCGTGCGCGAAGAGTGCCAGTTCCTCGACGACTACCTGGCCTTGCAGCGCCTGCGCTACGGTGCGCGCCTGCAGGTCAGCGTCGAAGGCGACAGCGAGGCGGTGCTGGCCGGCGACATGCCGCCGCTGTTGCTGCAGCCGCTGATCGAAAACGCGCTGCGCCATGACCTGGACTGCCACGACCGCCCGAGCGATATCCGGGTCGCCTTTGCCGCGACCGTGGACCGCTTGTCGATCCACGTATCCAACCCCGCCGGCGAGGCCCGCTCGGCCAACCCCGGCCTTGGGCTGGGCCTGCGCCATACCCGCGCACGCCTTCAACTGGCCTACGGCGATGGCGCCGCGCTGCAAACGGGCCTGAAGGACGGCCGCTTCGTGGTCGATATCCGCATGCCGCTGCACGCGCCCGACAAATGA